A genomic region of Vitis vinifera cultivar Pinot Noir 40024 chromosome 7, ASM3070453v1 contains the following coding sequences:
- the LOC100240957 gene encoding GDSL esterase/lipase At1g54790, translating into MVSGSKNQTNSPAMALKILIPWIPTLILLHLPVISPSNFTYPAVFNFGDSNSDTGGLAAGVAFPVGAPNGETYFNKPSGRFCDGRLIIDFLMDSMDLPYLNAYLDSIGAPSFRTGCNFATGGATILPANAASLSPFSFGFQVAQFIRFKARVLELLGKDKKLQKILPLEDYFRDGLYGFDVGQNDLDGAFYSKSEDQVAAFIPTILSEFEAGVERLYNEGARNLWIHGMGPLGCLARIIATFGKDASKLDQFGCVNSHNRAAKLFNSQLHSLCAKLGSQLPQVNVTYVDIFAIKLNLIANFSQLGFKESIAACCGYGGPPLNFDNRIACGQTKSLNGSLVTAKPCDNTTEYVNWDGNHYTEAANLYVSSQILTGKFSDPPLTEFTISPSVFHTGFRKRFRFF; encoded by the exons ATGGTTTCAGGCTCCAAAAATCAGACAAATTCCCCTGCCATGGCTCTCAAAATCTTAATTCCGTGGATTCCAACCTTAATTCTACTACATTTGCCTGTTATTAGCCCCTCCAACTTCACCTACCCGGCCGTTTTCAACTTTGGGGACTCGAATTCCGACACCGGCGGCCTGGCAGCCGGAGTTGCTTTTCCAGTAGGCGCCCCGAACGGAGAAACCTACTTCAACAAGCCGTCCGGCCGGTTCTGTGATGGCCGCTTGATCATTGATTTTCTCA TGGATTCAATGGACTTACCATACCTAAACGCATATCTGGATTCCATCGGCGCCCCAAGTTTCCGAACGGGCTGCAACTTCGCCACTGGAGGGGCGACCATTCTTCCGGCCAATGCCGCTTCTCTTAGTCCCTTCTCGTTCGGGTTTCAGGTGGCGCAGTTCATTCGATTCAAGGCCCGGGTTCTTGAactactgggaaaag ACAAAAAGTTACAGAAGATCCTCCCCTTAGAAGACTATTTCAGGGATGGACTATACGGTTTCGATGTGGGACAGAATGATCTTGACGGTGCTTTCTACTCGAAATCAGAAGACCAAGTGGCTGCATTCATCCCAACCATACTCTCTGAATTCGAAGCTGGAGTTGAG AGACTGTACAACGAAGGGGCGAGGAACTTGTGGATTCATGGCATGGGTCCTctaggttgtttggctagaatcATCGCGACGTTCGGAAAAGATGCATCGAAATTGGATCAATTTGGATGCGTTAATTCTCATAATCGCGCGGCTAAGCTTTTCAATTCGCAGCTGCATAGTCTCTGCGCCAAGCTTGGCAGCCAACTCCCGCAAGTTAATGTCACTTACGTTGATATTTTTGCTATTAAGCTCAACCTCATTGCAAATTTTTCTCAATTAG GCTTCAAGGAATCCATAGCTGCATGCTGCGGCTACGGCGGGCCGCCCTTAAATTTTGACAATCGGATAGCCTGCGGGCAGACGAAGAGCCTGAATGGAAGCTTGGTGACTGCAAAGCCCTGTGATAACACAACTGAATATGTGAATTGGGATGGAAACCATTACACAGAAGCTGCAAACTTATATGTTTCTTCACAAATACTAACGGGCAAATTCTCCGACCCACCCCTCACTGAATTCACCATTTCTCCGAGTGTGTTCCACACTggttttagaaaacgttttcgatttttttaa